Proteins encoded within one genomic window of Erinaceus europaeus chromosome 13, mEriEur2.1, whole genome shotgun sequence:
- the LOC103107220 gene encoding ubiquitin-conjugating enzyme E2 L3 — MAASRRLMKELEEIRKCGMKNFRNIQADEANLLTWQGLIVPDNPPYDKGAFRIEINFPAEYPFKPPKITFKTKIYHPNIDEKGQVCLPVISAENWKPATKTDQVIQSLIALVNDPQPKHPLRADLAEEYSKDRKKFCKNAEEFTKKYGEKRPVD; from the coding sequence ATGGCGGCCAGCAGGAGGCTGATgaaggagcttgaagaaatccgcAAATGTGGGATGAAAAACTTCCGTAACATCCAGGCTGATGAAGCTAATTTATTGACTTGGCAAGGGCTTATTGTTCCTGACAACCCTCCATATGATAAGGGGGCCTTCAGGATCGAAATCAACTTTCCAGCAGAATACCCATTCAAACCACCGAAGATCACGTTCAAAACAAAGATCTACCATCCGAACATTGATGAAAAGGGGCAGGTCTGCCTGCCAGTAATCAGTGCTGAAAACTGGAAGCCGGCAACCAAAACCGACCAGGTAATCCAGTCCCTCATAGCACTGGTGAATGACCCCCAGCCCAAGCACCCCCTTCGGGCTGACCTAGCTGAAGAATACTCTAAGGACCGTAAAAAATTCTGTAAGAATGCTGAAGAGTTTACAAAGAAATATGGGGAAAAGCGGCCTGTGGACTAA